In Caldivirga sp., a single genomic region encodes these proteins:
- a CDS encoding NAD(P)-dependent oxidoreductase, with protein sequence MARVPLFIEFSDKRVLVIGGGYVGTRRALKFSEAGAYVTVIALKPSSELIRANSTSNIDLIIADAGMFNYSRVIGVINLLVYAIPTNTELKNRLRRMIKDRRVLFNDATNANETEVVVPFEGEVNGIRFAVTTEGKSGVAASIVRDYLQAELAKSELHPLINAWYEVKQLIKKRVNDPHIRMSIYFELKYDENFIELARRGDMSNVVKYVNEVIKHHGY encoded by the coding sequence GTGGCTAGAGTACCATTATTTATCGAATTCAGTGATAAGAGGGTATTGGTTATTGGCGGCGGCTATGTTGGCACAAGGAGAGCTCTTAAGTTCTCTGAAGCAGGCGCCTACGTGACTGTAATAGCGCTTAAGCCATCAAGTGAGCTTATTAGAGCTAATTCAACAAGTAATATTGATTTAATCATAGCTGATGCAGGCATGTTCAACTACAGTAGGGTGATAGGAGTAATTAATCTATTGGTTTACGCTATACCAACCAATACTGAGCTTAAGAATAGGCTTAGGAGAATGATTAAGGATAGGCGTGTGCTCTTTAATGACGCAACCAACGCCAATGAAACAGAAGTAGTGGTCCCCTTTGAGGGTGAGGTTAATGGAATAAGATTCGCAGTAACAACAGAAGGCAAAAGTGGTGTTGCAGCATCAATAGTTAGGGATTACCTGCAGGCTGAGTTGGCTAAGAGTGAGCTTCATCCATTAATAAACGCATGGTATGAGGTTAAGCAGTTAATAAAGAAGAGGGTTAATGATCCACATATTAGGATGAGCATATACTTTGAGCTTAAGTATGATGAGAATTTTATTGAACTAGCTAGGAGGGGGGACATGAGTAATGTGGTTAAGTACGTTAATGAGGTGATTAAGCATCATGGGTATTGA